From the Desulfobulbaceae bacterium genome, the window TCAAAAATTGGCGTATCAGAAAATCTGTGCCCAAGCCTGTCTTTAAACTTTTCAACCTTCGCCTTATTCTGTTCGGTAACTCCTGTAATAATAAAGGCGTCGGCACGACCCAAGGCCGAGACCGGTTCACGCAATACCCCGCCAGGAAACACCCATCCATCACCAAGCAACTCATCTCCTGAAAAAAGAACAAGATTGAGATCTCTGGCCAGAGCCAAGTGCTGAAAGCCATCATCCATCACAATCAGGTCTGCCAGCCTGCCCGCCTCAATATGGCGTCCGGTCTTTACTCGTTTTGCCCCGGTAAGGACAGGAACCCCAGGCAGAGCTTGAGCTAAAAGGACAGGTTCGTCACCCGCCGCATCAGGCCCGAGCAGGACACTCTGGCCGTCAGAGACAATGGTAACAGGCTTCACACTTTTACCACCATAGCCCCTGCTGATGACGGCCGGTTTATACTCTTGACCAAGCAAACGAACAATGTACATGACCACCGGCGTCTTTCCCGTACCCCCCATTGTCAAATTACCGATACTGATAACCGG encodes:
- the lpxK gene encoding tetraacyldisaccharide 4'-kinase encodes the protein MSPDSLKICFTFGKLLAPFYSLAMRLRAALYANGLFSSEKLSLPVISIGNLTMGGTGKTPVVMYIVRLLGQEYKPAVISRGYGGKSVKPVTIVSDGQSVLLGPDAAGDEPVLLAQALPGVPVLTGAKRVKTGRHIEAGRLADLIVMDDGFQHLALARDLNLVLFSGDELLGDGWVFPGGVLREPVSALGRADAFIITGVTEQNKAKVEKFKDRLGHRFSDTPIFDIHYRIAGFVAHGTDPQQLPVAALLGKKLFGFCGIAKPEGFFSALRGAGLLLSGMQAFADHHRYSENDLRLLSEGAQQAGCDGLVTTAKDFVKVKNMSVPLPIWVAQLNLIASHDFDMFVLGTVRRAGAALNADI